Proteins encoded within one genomic window of Apis mellifera strain DH4 linkage group LG1, Amel_HAv3.1, whole genome shotgun sequence:
- the LOC409127 gene encoding tyrosine-protein kinase Abl isoform X2, with translation MGAQQTKERIVPVGSAARQTRKQPRNLKESRLVGSNIFTEHSEALLQSRPLPHIPALPDGDPPNGSGIQPISQQMNIQQHSGVSSTGLLEAANRWTSKENLLAQEEDDPQLFVALYDFQAGGENQLSLKKGEQVRILSYNKSGEWCEAHSSTGQVGWVPSNYVTPVNSLEKHSWYHGRICRNAAEYLLSSGINGSFLVRESESSPGQRSISLRYEGRVYHYRINEDSEGKMFVTTESKFNTLAELVHHHSMLADGLITQLLYPAPKHNKPTVFPLSPEPDEWEINRTDIVMRHKLGGGQYGDVYEAVWKRYNMTVAVKTLKEDTMALKDFLEEAAIMKEMKHRNLVQLLGVCTREPPFYIITEFMSKGNLLDYLRNESKHQINAVVLMHMATQIASGMSYLESRNFIHRDLAARNCLVGENHLVKVADFGLARLMRDDTYTAHAGAKFPIKWTAPEGLAYNKFSTKSDVWAFGILLWEIATYGMSPYPGVDLTDVYHMLEKGYRMECPPGCPPKVYELMRQCWQWSAADRPTFKEIHHSLENMFQESSITEEVEKQLQGGGEIPLLSYKKSQTGSTGNIHGLVLVSEPLPPSDTTSSVTKLSTFTGGISSKNNSSIVQMRRSTNKKGKQAPAPPKRTSSFRDSAYQEQDTQNTETNTMTLDDATDLNGIDKILEGIARDLATMAQGTIAAGGCEIEEDGEGSQGTAEPNFISQPSTSPEPIPGLTCSQKQIKPRPYPSKEPLPQKLVQVGALEVQNVKRAINRYGTLPKGARIGAYLESLRQSGMPSNQESTTVASSITSGTVEQHETIDNSQHRSLSPRQNNLRSQPQMTRSNSSSGVVNTYQPPNSPRGRIVTVRKNNQSDGVGLRTFRVSSNSNFRTASPSRSVQPSLADLEFPPPPADLPPPPDEIFSSQEQTELPPPISCSEISQIRNSPLSIRKAKSTDWRAKEDENEQEDRNDVSNAEPSVKEACSRFGVNLRRRETQDSSCRTIDNKRTGFKSRIDTIEPAAPPEEAPPPPPPPPPPVSNSPPDSFERKPGMKEMLELKLINEIKQSAETKHGTTTKKTVTSSTPSALLDPASQLLSELCASFNMDTGQRHAQNEYAVSTLKTNEANQDQQHHPYKDSSISSSTTESILSGGNVGFKLKRVDKRNNPQKEETSDGQIIDFKARLRKVENAEKERSLEEKSTITEQSSESEEQQDDKRRSTGSISSLKKLWENKESCDSQPHSPKLSVRGNSGKQETLDQTEDSPEDHSGASTRSQSSGSKSDTRLWPPTEPEKPVVPAKPLKPLSSSTKHFGSSIYATPNCTKSQHAEDDLSKQNTDSRTAKQIVLELSTLIENSVLNLKSSSTIVMTSWLQLSDKVGLLHGMCANLADSGIAPHARFQFRELLARLELQARQLRAAGTRNVTENTRLLTDLQNTIKDVVNTVQR, from the exons ATGGGTGCTCAACAGACTAAGGAAAGAATTGTTCCTGTCGGCTCTGCTGCGCGACAAACACGCAAACAGCCAAGAAACCTCAAAGAGTCCCGTCTTGTTGGCTCTAATATATTTACGGAGCATAGCG AAGCTCTTTTACAAAGTAGACCGCTACCTCACATTCCGGCATTACCAGATGGTGATCCTCCAAATGGATCCGGTATTCAACCAATTTCACAACAAATGAATATTCAGCAACATAGTGGAGTTTCTTCTACTGGGCTCTTGGAGGCTGCAAAtag atggaCTAGTAAAGAAAATCTATTAGCACAAGAAGAAGATGATCCCCAATTATTTGTTGCTCTATATGATTTCCAAGCAGGCGGAGAGAATCAACTAAGTCTTAAAAAag gAGAACAAGTTCgtattttaagttataataagAGTGGAGAATGGTGTGAAGCTCATTCAAGTACTGGTCAAGTAGGATGGGTTCCTTCAAATTATGTCACACCAGTAAATTCACTTGAGAAACATTCTTGGTATCATGGGAGGATATGTAGGAATGCTGCTGAATATCTATTAAGTTCTGGTATAAATGGTAGCTTTTTAGTTCGTGAATCAGAAAGCAGTCCAGGTCAACGCAGTATTTCTCTACGATATGAGGGTAGAGTATACCACTACAGAATTAATGAAGACAGTGAAGGAAAG atgttTGTTACAACTGAAAGTAAATTTAACACTCTGGCAGAATTAGTACATCATCATTCAATGCTTGCCGATGGTTTAATTACACAATTACTTTATCCTGCACCAAAGCACAATAAGCCTACTGTTTTTCCTCTTAGTCCag aaCCTGATGAATGGGAAATTAATAGGACAGACATTGTTATGAGACATAAATTAGGTGGTGGACAATATGGAGATGTTTATGAAGCTGTATGGAAGAGATACAATATGACTGTAGCagtaaaaacattaaaa gagGATACAATGGCTCTAAAAGATTTTCTGGAGGAAGCAGCAATTATGAAGGAAATGAAGCATAGAAATTTAGTTCAGTTATTAGGTGTATGTACTCGAGAACCAcctttttacattattacagAATTCATGAGCAAAGGGAATCTATTAGACTACTTACGAAATGAGAGCAAACATCAAATCAATGCTGTTGTTTTGATGCATATGGCTACACAAATCGCCAGTGGAATGAGTTATTTGGAAAGcagaaatttcattcatag AGATTTAGCGGCTCGAAACTGCCTAGTGGGTGAAAATCATCTGGTAAAGGTCGCAGACTTCGGCTTGGCTCGGTTGATGAGAGATGATACGTACACGGCTCATGCTGGAGCGAAATTCCCTATAAAATGGACTGCTCCAGAAGGATtagcatataataaattttctacaaag tcTGATGTATGGGCATTTGGAATTTTACTTTGGGAAATAGCAACATATGGAATGTCTCCTTATCCTGGTGTTGATTTAACAGATGTGTATCATATGTTAGAAAAAGGTTACAGAATGGAATGTCCTCCTGGGTGTCCACCAAAAGTATATGAATTGATGCGCCAATGTTGGCAATGGTCTGCTGCTGATAGGCcaacttttaaagaaattcatcATTCTCTCGAAAATATGTTTCAAGAATCTAGCATTACAGAAg AAGTTGAAAAGCAGTtacaaggaggaggagaaattcCCTtactttcatataaaaaatctcaaaCTGGTAGTACTGGTAATATTCATGGACTTGTTTTAGTTTCTGAGCCATTACCTCCCTCAG ATACTACCAGTTCAGTAACGAAACTGAGTACATTCACAGGTGGTATATCAAGTAAGAACAATAGTAGTATCGTACAAATGAGACGttctacaaataaaaaaggaaaacaagcTCCAGCTCCTCCAAAACGAACGAG TTCGTTCCGCGATTCTGCCTATCAAGAACAAGATACTCAAAACACTGAAACAAACACCATGACTCTCGACGATGCCACGGATCTAAATGGTATTGATAAGATTCTCGAAG GTATTGCGCGAGATCTCGCGACGATGGCTCAAGGAACGATTGCTGCAGGAGGCTGTGAAATCGAGGAGGATGGAGAGGGTTCTCAGGGTACGGCGGAACCAAATTTTATCTCTCAACCTTCAACATCTCCGGAACCTATACCTGGCTTGACCTGTTctcaaaaacaaattaaaccgAGACCTTATCCATCAAAAGAACCACTACcgcaaaaa tTGGTACAAGTAGGTGCATTAGAAGTACAGAACGTGAAAAGAGCCATTAATCGTTACGGAACATTACCAAAAGGTGCTAGAATTGGCGCATATTTAGAATCTTTGCGTCAAAGTGGTATGCCATCAAATCAAGAATCTACGACAGTAGCTTCATCCATAACATCTGGCACAGTGGAACAACATGAAACTATTGATAATTCTCAACATAGATCTCTTTCCCCTCgtcaaaataatttacgaaGTCAACCTCAAATGACTCGTAGTAATTCTTCAAGCGGTGTTGTTAATACTTATCAACCTCCAAATTCTCCTCGTGGTCGAATAGTAACTGtaagaaagaataatcaaTCTGATGGCGTTGGTTTAAGAACTTTTCGGGTTTCGAGTAATTCTAATTTTCGTACTGCAAGTCCCTCGAGATCCGTTCAACCATCATTAGCTGATTTAGAATTTCCTCCTCCACCTGCAGATTTGCCTCCTCCAccagatgaaattttttccagtCAAGAACAAACTGAACTTCCACCTCCTATTTCTTGCAgtgaaatttctcaaataagaAATTCCCCTTTATCTATAAGAAAAGCAAAGAGTACAGATTGGCGTGCAAAAGAGGATGAAAATGAACAAGAAGACAGAAACGATGTTAGTAATGCAGAGCCCTCTGTAAAAGAAGCCTGTTCGAGGTTTGGAGTTAATTTAAGACGCAGAGAAACTCAAGATAGCTCATGTAGAACTATCGATAATAAAAGGACGGGTTTTAAATCCAGAATAGATACCATTGAACCTGCTGCACCACCAGAAGAagcacctcctcctcctccgccgcCTCCACCACCAGTTTCAAATTCACCTCCTGATAGTTTTGAACGTAAACCTGGAATGAAGGAAatgttagaattaaaattgataaatgaaataaagcaGAGTGCAGAAACAAAACATGGTACAACTACAAAAAAAACTGTAACAAGTAGTACTCCATCTGCTCTTCTGGACCCTGCTTCACAATTACTTTCAGAACTTTGTGCTAGTTTTAATATGGATACAGGACAAAG ACATGCTCAAAATGAGTATGCTGTATCAACTTTAAAAACTAATGAAGCAAATCAAGATCAACAGCATCATCCTTACAAAGATTCATCCATATCTTCTTCAACAACTGAATCTATACTTTCTGGTGGAAATGTcggttttaaattgaaaagagtAGACAAACGAAATAATCCACAAAAAGAAGAGACATCTGATGGacaaataattgatttcaaaGCTAGACTTCGAAAAGTTGAGAAtgcagaaaaagaaagatcctTAGAAGAGAAAAGTACTATCACTGAACAATCTTCAGAATCAGAAGAGCAACAAGATGATAAACGTAGAAGTACTGGTAGTATTAgtagtttaaaaaaactttgggaaaataaagaatcttgTGATAGTCAACCTCACAGTCCAAAACTTAGTGTTAGAGGAAATAGTGGTAAACAAGAAACTCTTGACCAAACAGAAGATTCTCCTGAAGATCATAGTGGAGCCTCAACTCGTAGTCAGAg CTCTGGTAGTAAAAGTGATACTAGACTATGGCCACCAACTGAACCAGAAAAACCAGTGGTTCCTGCAAAACCACTAAAACCATTATCTTCTTCGACTAAACATTTTGGTTCTTCAATATATGCAACACCGAATTGTACGAAATCTCAACATGCAGAAGATGATTTAAGTAAACAGAATACAGATTCAAGAACCGCAAAACAGATTGTATTGGAGCTTTCAACATTAATTGAAAACAgcgtattaaatttgaaaagtagCTCAACGATAGTAATGACTAGTTGGTTGCAGCTTTCAGACAAGGTAGGATTGTTACATGGAATGTGCGCTAATCTTGCAGATAGTGGTATTGCTCCACATGCGCGGTTTCAATTTCGCGAGCTTCTTGCAAGGTTAGAACTTCAGGCACGACAACTTCGTGCAGCTGGCACTCGAAATGTTACGGAGAATACAAGACTTCTCACTGATCTTCAAAACACGATAAAAGATGTTGTCAATACCGTGCAAAgataa
- the LOC409127 gene encoding tyrosine-protein kinase Abl isoform X7, producing MGAQQTKERIVPVGSAARQTRKQPRNLKESRLVGSNIFTEHSEALLQSRPLPHIPALPDGDPPNGSGIQPISQQMNIQQHSGVSSTGLLEAANRWTSKENLLAQEEDDPQLFVALYDFQAGGENQLSLKKGEQVRILSYNKSGEWCEAHSSTGQVGWVPSNYVTPVNSLEKHSWYHGRICRNAAEYLLSSGINGSFLVRESESSPGQRSISLRYEGRVYHYRINEDSEGKMFVTTESKFNTLAELVHHHSMLADGLITQLLYPAPKHNKPTVFPLSPEPDEWEINRTDIVMRHKLGGGQYGDVYEAVWKRYNMTVAVKTLKEDTMALKDFLEEAAIMKEMKHRNLVQLLGVCTREPPFYIITEFMSKGNLLDYLRNESKHQINAVVLMHMATQIASGMSYLESRNFIHRDLAARNCLVGENHLVKVADFGLARLMRDDTYTAHAGAKFPIKWTAPEGLAYNKFSTKSDVWAFGILLWEIATYGMSPYPGVDLTDVYHMLEKGYRMECPPGCPPKVYELMRQCWQWSAADRPTFKEIHHSLENMFQESSITEEVEKQLQGGGEIPLLSYKKSQTGSTGNIHGLVLVSEPLPPSDTTSSVTKLSTFTGGISSKNNSSIVQMRRSTNKKGKQAPAPPKRTSLLSSCSSFRDSAYQEQDTQNTETNTMTLDDATDLNGGCEIEEDGEGSQGTAEPNFISQPSTSPEPIPGLTCSQKQIKPRPYPSKEPLPQKLVQVGALEVQNVKRAINRYGTLPKGARIGAYLESLRQSGMPSNQESTTVASSITSGTVEQHETIDNSQHRSLSPRQNNLRSQPQMTRSNSSSGVVNTYQPPNSPRGRIVTVRKNNQSDGVGLRTFRVSSNSNFRTASPSRSVQPSLADLEFPPPPADLPPPPDEIFSSQEQTELPPPISCSEISQIRNSPLSIRKAKSTDWRAKEDENEQEDRNDVSNAEPSVKEACSRFGVNLRRRETQDSSCRTIDNKRTGFKSRIDTIEPAAPPEEAPPPPPPPPPPVSNSPPDSFERKPGMKEMLELKLINEIKQSAETKHGTTTKKTVTSSTPSALLDPASQLLSELCASFNMDTGQRHAQNEYAVSTLKTNEANQDQQHHPYKDSSISSSTTESILSGGNVGFKLKRVDKRNNPQKEETSDGQIIDFKARLRKVENAEKERSLEEKSTITEQSSESEEQQDDKRRSTGSISSLKKLWENKESCDSQPHSPKLSVRGNSGKQETLDQTEDSPEDHSGASTRSQSSGSKSDTRLWPPTEPEKPVVPAKPLKPLSSSTKHFGSSIYATPNCTKSQHAEDDLSKQNTDSRTAKQIVLELSTLIENSVLNLKSSSTIVMTSWLQLSDKVGLLHGMCANLADSGIAPHARFQFRELLARLELQARQLRAAGTRNVTENTRLLTDLQNTIKDVVNTVQR from the exons ATGGGTGCTCAACAGACTAAGGAAAGAATTGTTCCTGTCGGCTCTGCTGCGCGACAAACACGCAAACAGCCAAGAAACCTCAAAGAGTCCCGTCTTGTTGGCTCTAATATATTTACGGAGCATAGCG AAGCTCTTTTACAAAGTAGACCGCTACCTCACATTCCGGCATTACCAGATGGTGATCCTCCAAATGGATCCGGTATTCAACCAATTTCACAACAAATGAATATTCAGCAACATAGTGGAGTTTCTTCTACTGGGCTCTTGGAGGCTGCAAAtag atggaCTAGTAAAGAAAATCTATTAGCACAAGAAGAAGATGATCCCCAATTATTTGTTGCTCTATATGATTTCCAAGCAGGCGGAGAGAATCAACTAAGTCTTAAAAAag gAGAACAAGTTCgtattttaagttataataagAGTGGAGAATGGTGTGAAGCTCATTCAAGTACTGGTCAAGTAGGATGGGTTCCTTCAAATTATGTCACACCAGTAAATTCACTTGAGAAACATTCTTGGTATCATGGGAGGATATGTAGGAATGCTGCTGAATATCTATTAAGTTCTGGTATAAATGGTAGCTTTTTAGTTCGTGAATCAGAAAGCAGTCCAGGTCAACGCAGTATTTCTCTACGATATGAGGGTAGAGTATACCACTACAGAATTAATGAAGACAGTGAAGGAAAG atgttTGTTACAACTGAAAGTAAATTTAACACTCTGGCAGAATTAGTACATCATCATTCAATGCTTGCCGATGGTTTAATTACACAATTACTTTATCCTGCACCAAAGCACAATAAGCCTACTGTTTTTCCTCTTAGTCCag aaCCTGATGAATGGGAAATTAATAGGACAGACATTGTTATGAGACATAAATTAGGTGGTGGACAATATGGAGATGTTTATGAAGCTGTATGGAAGAGATACAATATGACTGTAGCagtaaaaacattaaaa gagGATACAATGGCTCTAAAAGATTTTCTGGAGGAAGCAGCAATTATGAAGGAAATGAAGCATAGAAATTTAGTTCAGTTATTAGGTGTATGTACTCGAGAACCAcctttttacattattacagAATTCATGAGCAAAGGGAATCTATTAGACTACTTACGAAATGAGAGCAAACATCAAATCAATGCTGTTGTTTTGATGCATATGGCTACACAAATCGCCAGTGGAATGAGTTATTTGGAAAGcagaaatttcattcatag AGATTTAGCGGCTCGAAACTGCCTAGTGGGTGAAAATCATCTGGTAAAGGTCGCAGACTTCGGCTTGGCTCGGTTGATGAGAGATGATACGTACACGGCTCATGCTGGAGCGAAATTCCCTATAAAATGGACTGCTCCAGAAGGATtagcatataataaattttctacaaag tcTGATGTATGGGCATTTGGAATTTTACTTTGGGAAATAGCAACATATGGAATGTCTCCTTATCCTGGTGTTGATTTAACAGATGTGTATCATATGTTAGAAAAAGGTTACAGAATGGAATGTCCTCCTGGGTGTCCACCAAAAGTATATGAATTGATGCGCCAATGTTGGCAATGGTCTGCTGCTGATAGGCcaacttttaaagaaattcatcATTCTCTCGAAAATATGTTTCAAGAATCTAGCATTACAGAAg AAGTTGAAAAGCAGTtacaaggaggaggagaaattcCCTtactttcatataaaaaatctcaaaCTGGTAGTACTGGTAATATTCATGGACTTGTTTTAGTTTCTGAGCCATTACCTCCCTCAG ATACTACCAGTTCAGTAACGAAACTGAGTACATTCACAGGTGGTATATCAAGTAAGAACAATAGTAGTATCGTACAAATGAGACGttctacaaataaaaaaggaaaacaagcTCCAGCTCCTCCAAAACGAACGAG CTTGCTGTCGTCGTGCAGTTCGTTCCGCGATTCTGCCTATCAAGAACAAGATACTCAAAACACTGAAACAAACACCATGACTCTCGACGATGCCACGGATCTAAATG GAGGCTGTGAAATCGAGGAGGATGGAGAGGGTTCTCAGGGTACGGCGGAACCAAATTTTATCTCTCAACCTTCAACATCTCCGGAACCTATACCTGGCTTGACCTGTTctcaaaaacaaattaaaccgAGACCTTATCCATCAAAAGAACCACTACcgcaaaaa tTGGTACAAGTAGGTGCATTAGAAGTACAGAACGTGAAAAGAGCCATTAATCGTTACGGAACATTACCAAAAGGTGCTAGAATTGGCGCATATTTAGAATCTTTGCGTCAAAGTGGTATGCCATCAAATCAAGAATCTACGACAGTAGCTTCATCCATAACATCTGGCACAGTGGAACAACATGAAACTATTGATAATTCTCAACATAGATCTCTTTCCCCTCgtcaaaataatttacgaaGTCAACCTCAAATGACTCGTAGTAATTCTTCAAGCGGTGTTGTTAATACTTATCAACCTCCAAATTCTCCTCGTGGTCGAATAGTAACTGtaagaaagaataatcaaTCTGATGGCGTTGGTTTAAGAACTTTTCGGGTTTCGAGTAATTCTAATTTTCGTACTGCAAGTCCCTCGAGATCCGTTCAACCATCATTAGCTGATTTAGAATTTCCTCCTCCACCTGCAGATTTGCCTCCTCCAccagatgaaattttttccagtCAAGAACAAACTGAACTTCCACCTCCTATTTCTTGCAgtgaaatttctcaaataagaAATTCCCCTTTATCTATAAGAAAAGCAAAGAGTACAGATTGGCGTGCAAAAGAGGATGAAAATGAACAAGAAGACAGAAACGATGTTAGTAATGCAGAGCCCTCTGTAAAAGAAGCCTGTTCGAGGTTTGGAGTTAATTTAAGACGCAGAGAAACTCAAGATAGCTCATGTAGAACTATCGATAATAAAAGGACGGGTTTTAAATCCAGAATAGATACCATTGAACCTGCTGCACCACCAGAAGAagcacctcctcctcctccgccgcCTCCACCACCAGTTTCAAATTCACCTCCTGATAGTTTTGAACGTAAACCTGGAATGAAGGAAatgttagaattaaaattgataaatgaaataaagcaGAGTGCAGAAACAAAACATGGTACAACTACAAAAAAAACTGTAACAAGTAGTACTCCATCTGCTCTTCTGGACCCTGCTTCACAATTACTTTCAGAACTTTGTGCTAGTTTTAATATGGATACAGGACAAAG ACATGCTCAAAATGAGTATGCTGTATCAACTTTAAAAACTAATGAAGCAAATCAAGATCAACAGCATCATCCTTACAAAGATTCATCCATATCTTCTTCAACAACTGAATCTATACTTTCTGGTGGAAATGTcggttttaaattgaaaagagtAGACAAACGAAATAATCCACAAAAAGAAGAGACATCTGATGGacaaataattgatttcaaaGCTAGACTTCGAAAAGTTGAGAAtgcagaaaaagaaagatcctTAGAAGAGAAAAGTACTATCACTGAACAATCTTCAGAATCAGAAGAGCAACAAGATGATAAACGTAGAAGTACTGGTAGTATTAgtagtttaaaaaaactttgggaaaataaagaatcttgTGATAGTCAACCTCACAGTCCAAAACTTAGTGTTAGAGGAAATAGTGGTAAACAAGAAACTCTTGACCAAACAGAAGATTCTCCTGAAGATCATAGTGGAGCCTCAACTCGTAGTCAGAg CTCTGGTAGTAAAAGTGATACTAGACTATGGCCACCAACTGAACCAGAAAAACCAGTGGTTCCTGCAAAACCACTAAAACCATTATCTTCTTCGACTAAACATTTTGGTTCTTCAATATATGCAACACCGAATTGTACGAAATCTCAACATGCAGAAGATGATTTAAGTAAACAGAATACAGATTCAAGAACCGCAAAACAGATTGTATTGGAGCTTTCAACATTAATTGAAAACAgcgtattaaatttgaaaagtagCTCAACGATAGTAATGACTAGTTGGTTGCAGCTTTCAGACAAGGTAGGATTGTTACATGGAATGTGCGCTAATCTTGCAGATAGTGGTATTGCTCCACATGCGCGGTTTCAATTTCGCGAGCTTCTTGCAAGGTTAGAACTTCAGGCACGACAACTTCGTGCAGCTGGCACTCGAAATGTTACGGAGAATACAAGACTTCTCACTGATCTTCAAAACACGATAAAAGATGTTGTCAATACCGTGCAAAgataa